In Electrophorus electricus isolate fEleEle1 chromosome 12, fEleEle1.pri, whole genome shotgun sequence, a single window of DNA contains:
- the csnk2a2b gene encoding casein kinase II subunit alpha': protein MPGPVAGSKARVYADVNTLKSREYWDYEAHVPSWSNQEDYQLVRKLGRGKYSEVFEAINVSNSEKVVVKILKPVKKKKIKREIKILENLRGGTNIIRLVDTVKDPVSRTPALVFECINNTDFKELYQKLTDFDIRFYMYELLKALDYCHSMGIMHRDVKPHNVMIDHQLRKLRLIDWGLAEFYHPAQEYNVRVASRYFKGPELLVDYQMYDYSLDMWSLGCMLASMIFQKEPFFHGQDNYDQLVRIAKVLGTDELFGYLRKYHIELDPRFKDLLGQQTRKRWEQFVQTENQHLVSPEALDLLDKLLRYDHQQRLTATEAMQHPYFYPVLKEQSLANVDSNIGGSNSSR from the exons ATGCCTGGCCCGGTGGCCGGCAGTAAAGCTCGGGTGTACGCCGATGTCAACACACTGAAGAGCCGGGAGTACTGGGACTATGAGGCGCATGTGCCCAGCTGGAG TAACCAGGAGGACTACCAGCTGGTGCGTAAACTTGGCCGGGGGAAGTACAGCGAGGTGTTTGAGGCCATCAACGTCAGCAACAGTGAGAAGGTGGTGGTGAAGATTCTGAAG CCTgtcaagaagaagaaaatcaaGCGCGAAATCAAAATCTTGGAAAACCTGAGGGGTGGGACCAACATCATCCGTTTAGTGGATACGGTGAAGGACCCAGTG TCTCGAACGCCTGCACTGGTCTTTGAATGCATCAATAACACTGATTTTAAG GAGCTGTACCAGAAGCTAACAGATTTTGATATACGTTTTTACATGTATGAACTACTAAAG gcccTTGACTACTGCCACAGTATGGGTATCATGCACCGTGATGTGAAACCCCACAACGTTATGATCGACCATCAGTTGAGGAAG ctgAGACTGATAGACTGGGGTCTGGCAGAGTTTTACCACCCTGCACAGGAGTACAACGTCAGAGTGGCGTCCCGGTATTTTAAGGGTCCAGAGCTCTTGGTGGATTACCAG atgtatGACTACAGTCTGGACATGTGGAGTCTCGGCTGCATGCTTGCCAGTATGATCTTCCAGAAGGAACCCTTCTTTCATGGCCAAGATAACTATGACCAG TTGGTGCGTATTGCCAAAGTCCTCGGGACGGACGAGCTGTTCGGCTACCTACGCAAATACCACATTGAACTAGACCCTCGCTTCAAAGACCTGCTGGGCCA GCAAACGCGAAAGCGCTGGGAGCAGTTTGTCCAGACGGAGAACCAGCACCTGGTGAGCCCTGAAGCCCTGGATCTGCTGGACAAGTTGCTGCGCTATGACCATCAGCAGAGACTGACTGCCACCGAAGCCATGCAACACCCATACTTCT ATCCAGTGCTGAAGGAACAATCTCTTGCCAACGTTGACAGCAACATCGGAGGGTCCAATTCCAGCCGCTGA